A single Larimichthys crocea isolate SSNF chromosome VIII, L_crocea_2.0, whole genome shotgun sequence DNA region contains:
- the LOC104939660 gene encoding UDP-glucuronosyltransferase 2C1-like encodes MPPRGNATFLLSSIVFLLWKICHGGKILVVPFEGSHWVNMDIIIKALHSRGHSVDVIRTSMSWSIQDNSLYYKTITVPVTESFNHDFINPIVKKVIDIESRESSVLSFTSMQIEMLTAMSNMHRIMCKMATDLFKDKDLMDSLKESKYDLVLTDPALGTGIMLAHALKLPLVYNVRWVTSGEGHMAIAPSPLSYIPLTASRLSDKMTFMQRIKNLIMYVIWQAQDRFLISPQYQVICDEFFSTEVRYSDLLKGADLWLMRVDFVFEFPRPTMPNVIYMGGFQCKPAKPLPEHLEEFVQSSGEHGFILMSLGTFVSELPAEITHEIAAAFAKLPQKVIWRHKGDRPVTLGNNTLLVDWMPQNDLLGHPKIKLFVAHGGTNGVQEAIYHGVPIVGLPLFFDQHDNLLRLKDRGAAKILTTKTVHKDNNFLKAIQEVLNDPSYRMNMQRLSRLHRDQPMKPLDTALFWIEFVMRHKGAAHLRTESYRLPWYSYHSLDVILFLLTFVLLIVLLFAGLVRSCFRLCLKRKVKSD; translated from the coding sequence ATGCCTCCACGTGGAAATGCAACTTTTCTTCTCTCATCTATCGTGTTCTTGTTATGGAAAATTTGTCATGGAGGGAAGATTTTGGTCGTTCCTTTCGAAGGAAGCCACTGGGTGAACATGGACATCATAATCAAAGCTCTACACTCTCGAGGACACTCCGTTGATGTGATACGAACAAGTATGAGCTGGTCCATCCAGGACAACTCTCTGTACTACAAGACAATCACAGTTCCTGTCACTGAATCCTTTAATCATGATTTCATTAACCCAATTGTGAAAAAGGTCATTGATATAGAAAGCAGAGAGAGCTCAGTTTTGAGCTTTACCAGTATGCAGATTGAGATGCTTACTGCGATGTCTAACATGCATCGAATAATGTGTAAAATGGCTACTGACTTGTTTAAAGACAAAGACCTAATGGACAGTTTAAAGGAGAGTAAGTATGACCTGGTCCTCACTGACCCAGCATTGGGTACAGGTATAATGTTGGCTCATGCTCTTAAACTGCCTCTGGTCTATAATGTACGGTGGGTAACTAGCGGAGAGGGACATATGGCCATTGCACCTTCTCCTTTATCTTATATCCCGCTGACCGCCTCAAGACTGTCAGACAAAATGACTTTCATGCAAAGAATCAAAAATCTCATTATGTATGTCATTTGGCAAGCTCAGGATCGATTTTTAATCAGCCCTCAGTATCAAGTTATTTGTGATGAATTCTTCAGCACAGAAGTCAGATATAGTGACTTATTAAAGGGAGCAGATTTGTGGCTCATGAGAGTGgactttgtgtttgagtttcctCGTCCAACCATGCCTAATGTTATCTATATGGGCGGCTTCCAGTGTAAACCTGCCAAACCTCTCCCTGAACACCTGGAGGAGTTTGTTCAGAGTTCTGGAGAGCATGGATTTATCCTCATGTCTCTGGGAACGTTTGTGAGTGAACTTCCTGCTGAGATAACACATGAGATCGCTGCAGCTTTTGCCAAATTACCTCAGAAAGTCATCTGGAGGCATAAAGGTGACAGACCAGTGACTCTGGGCAACAACACTTTACTAGTTGACTGGATGCCACAGAATGACCTTTTAGGACATCCCAAGATTAAACTATTTGTGGCTCATGGAGGAACAAACGGTGTTCAAGAAGCAATTTATCACGGAGTCCCAATTGTGGGCCTACCTTTGTTTTTTGACCAACATGACAACCTGCTGCGTCTGAAAGATAGAGGAGCAGCTAAGATTCTAACCACCAAAACAGTGCACAAAGACAACAACTTCCTGAAGGCCATACAGGAAGTCCTGAATGACCCCTCTTACAGGATGAACATGCAGAGACTCTCCAGGCTGCACAGAGATCAGCCAATGAAGCCGCTGGACACCGCCCTCTTCTGGATAGAGTTTGTCATGAGACACAAAGGTGCTGCTCACCTGAGAACAGAGTCCTACAGACTGCCCTGGTATTCCTACCACTCTCTTGATGTCATATTATTTTTACTAACATTTGTACTACTTATTGTGTTACTTTTTGCTGGGTTAGTACGGTCATGCTTTAGattatgtttgaaaagaaaGGTGAAATCTGACTAA
- the chrna5 gene encoding neuronal acetylcholine receptor subunit alpha-5 encodes MMLRAGGAATSLALLLLLPLLCCCHLCHSLRVPKLSSYAKAEDKLFKYLFGNYQKWVRPVEYLNQTIRVKFGLAISQLVDVDEKNQRMTTNVWMKQEWIDMKLRWNPDDYLGITIIRVPSDRIWLPDVVLYDNSDGRFEGTVTKAVVKYDGTISWTPPANYKSACTIDVTFFPFDLQNCSMKFGSWTYDGSQVDIILEDFHVDKRDYFDNGEWEIVKATGSRGLRTDSSSTYPTITYFFIIRRLPLFYTLFLIIPCIGLSFLTILVFYLPSNGGEKISLCTSVLVSLTVFLLVIEEIIPSSSKAIPLIGEYLVFTMIFVTLSIIITVFAINIHHRSSSTHHGMAPWVRRIFLHRLPKLLCMRSHVDRYATAGVSRTGGVGGLGMMKDSAPELTPLLYTRHNLQAALDSIRYITSHVVKENEVREVVQDWKFVAQVLDRMFLWAFLLVSTLGSALLFIPVIYKWANIIVPNHGGSTL; translated from the exons GAGTTCCAAAACTCTCCTCCTATGCAAAAGCAGAGGACAAGCTGTTCAAATACCTTTTTGGAAACTACCAGAAATGGGTTCGCCCGGTGGAATACCTAAACCAGACGATCCGTGTGAAGTTTGGACTGGCCATTTCACAGCTAGTTGATGTG GATGAGAAAAATCAGCGAATGACAACCAATGTGTGGATGAAACAG GAGTGGATTGACATGAAACTCAGATGGAACCCTGATGACTATCTGGGCATCACAATTATCCGAGTCCCATCTGACAGGATCTGGCTCCCTGACGTTGTACTGTATGACAA TTCAGATGGGCGTTTTGAGGGTACAGTCACCAAGGCTGTTGTTAAGTATGATGGAACCATATCATGGACACCTCCTGCCAATTACAAGTCAGCCTGCACCATTGATGTCACCTTCTTCCCTTTTGACCTTCAGAACTGTTCAATGAAGTTTGGCTCCTGGACATATGATGGCTCCCAG GTGGACATCATTCTGGAGGACTTCCATGTAGACAAGCGGGACTATTTTGACAACGGTGAATGGGAGATAGTGAAAGCCACCGGCAGTCGTggtctgaggacagacagcagTTCTACCTATCCCACCATCACTTACTTCTTCATCATCCGCAGGCTGCCTCTTTTCTACACCCTCTTCCTAATCATCCCTTGCATTGGCCTGTCCTTCCTCACGATCCTTGTCTTCTATCTGCCCTCCAATGGCGGTGAGAAGATCTCTCTTTGCACCTCAGTCCTGGTGTCACTCACAGTTTTCCTCCTGGTCATTGAGGAGATCATCCCCTCCTCTTCGAAGGCCATCCCTCTCATCGGGGAATACCTGGTCTTCACCATGATTTTTGTCACgctctccatcatcatcactgtctttGCCATCAATATCCACCATCGCTCCTCTTCCACACATCACGGTATGGCTCCCTGGGTGAGGAGGATTTTCCTGCATCGGCTGCCCAAGCTGCTGTGCATGCGCAGCCATGTGGATCGTTACGCCACAGCTGGAGTGTCCAGAacaggaggagtaggaggactGGGTATGATGAAGGACTCAGCCCCTGAACTGACACCTCTCCTCTACACCAGACATAACTTACAAGCAGCTTTGGATTCTATTCGCTACATAACCAGCCATGTTGTTAAAGAAAatgaggtcagagag gtgGTACAGGACTGGAAGTTTGTAGCCCAGGTCCTGGATCGGATGTTTCTTTGGGCCTTCCTCTTGGTGTCAACCCTGGGCTctgctctcctcttcatcccagTTATTTACAAATGGGCCAACATCATCGTCCCTAACCATGGTGGAAGTACCCTCTAA